A window of Gemmatimonadota bacterium contains these coding sequences:
- a CDS encoding DUF5686 family protein, with amino-acid sequence MGYSRARQKTMIRFLPLFFSVFLWSSILSAQTDSTSVLDAQCRDADTGASLPYVTVVIRRSGEFPRVHITDLHGRIEIEGLAPGIAHVQARRQGYAPFDTTLVLSRGLISTLELSLLSIPILLREETAVQEHSATDLIRLLIANTRFEYLHTGYANMATYAFDAYSSQKVINRKTEEIVAGIEYTIKGYHQSPDRIAQHITGIRNWGKWRLSVSPGLTQSPARGIVDDKSFEIVPHPLSPDALEHYHYERISTVQVGDLHVSRLGVSPRHGHKPGLLGDLWIARDDFSLVGYDLRLNFPALLQLRGIDHWQVYQQNTRYLNEYWLPERQICTIKTRDYTAQATTRCYRYDLNTDLPSAIFEAPEIVILPEATTRDSSFWAAHAADRDTAHLRMKGELLQGNLPAAWKKQLGIKN; translated from the coding sequence GTGGGATATTCTCGCGCGCGGCAAAAAACAATGATCCGGTTTTTGCCTCTTTTTTTTTCTGTTTTCCTCTGGTCTTCAATTTTATCTGCCCAGACTGATTCAACATCTGTTCTCGACGCGCAGTGCCGCGATGCCGATACCGGTGCAAGCCTGCCTTATGTCACCGTTGTTATCCGCCGATCGGGCGAATTCCCCCGCGTTCACATTACCGATCTACACGGGCGCATTGAGATAGAAGGGCTCGCGCCTGGGATCGCACACGTCCAGGCGCGTCGCCAGGGGTATGCCCCATTTGATACGACTCTCGTGCTTTCGCGCGGTTTGATCTCCACGCTGGAACTTTCACTTTTATCCATCCCTATACTCCTGCGCGAGGAAACTGCAGTGCAGGAGCACTCTGCGACCGATCTGATTCGCCTTCTGATCGCGAATACCCGATTTGAATATCTCCACACTGGTTACGCAAATATGGCTACTTATGCTTTTGATGCGTACAGCAGCCAGAAGGTGATTAACCGCAAAACAGAAGAAATTGTTGCGGGTATTGAATACACAATCAAAGGCTATCACCAATCTCCAGATCGCATCGCGCAGCATATTACGGGCATACGCAATTGGGGCAAGTGGCGGTTGAGTGTTTCCCCGGGTCTCACGCAAAGCCCTGCGCGGGGTATTGTAGATGATAAGTCCTTTGAAATTGTGCCGCATCCGCTGTCGCCAGACGCGCTGGAACACTATCACTATGAACGCATTTCTACGGTACAGGTGGGCGATCTCCACGTTTCGCGCCTTGGTGTGTCGCCGCGGCACGGGCACAAGCCGGGTTTGCTCGGCGATTTGTGGATCGCTCGCGATGATTTTTCGCTTGTGGGCTATGATCTGCGTCTCAATTTTCCCGCGCTCTTGCAATTGCGCGGCATAGATCACTGGCAGGTTTATCAGCAAAATACGCGATATCTCAACGAGTACTGGTTGCCCGAGCGTCAAATTTGTACGATTAAGACACGCGATTATACCGCGCAAGCGACCACGCGTTGCTATCGATATGATCTCAATACGGATTTGCCCTCCGCAATTTTTGAAGCGCCGGAAATTGTGATTCTTCCAGAGGCGACCACGCGAGATAGCTCTTTTTGGGCCGCACATGCCGCAGATCGAGATACCGCACATCTCCGCATGAAGGGCGAACTGCTGCAAGGCAATCTACCCGCGGCATGGAAAAAGCAATTGGGAATTAAGAATTAG
- a CDS encoding malate dehydrogenase, with protein sequence MYLTDEKVAVMGAAGAIGSNLAQTLLSSGTASRVSMYDPFAPGLEGAAEEVYHCSFPNADVTWTTDVAEALDGASYVISSGGAPRKEGMTREDLRRDNAEIAKQLGLDIKQYCSNCKFVIIIFNPADITGLTTLVHSGLEPGRVTTLAALDSTRLQTRLAQHFDILQSKVTGCRTYGGHGEQMAVFIGGIQVDGTPLTDILNGETVNGVGMSADEWGGVQDHVRGGGARIIDLRGRSSFQSPAQQSVFMLRGVLVGESYDWPCGAYLNDGEFDRIMMAMPVTLSASGVNWSMPDGTQDDINALRESYVHLTALRDQTIDDGILPPLSEWGGSNIHLG encoded by the coding sequence ATGTACCTGACAGATGAAAAGGTTGCAGTGATGGGCGCGGCAGGCGCCATTGGTTCTAACCTTGCGCAAACGCTCCTGTCTTCGGGCACGGCGTCTCGCGTATCTATGTACGATCCTTTTGCGCCGGGTCTTGAAGGCGCAGCCGAGGAGGTCTATCACTGCAGTTTTCCCAATGCCGACGTGACGTGGACAACCGATGTTGCCGAAGCACTTGACGGCGCTTCTTATGTTATCAGTTCGGGCGGCGCGCCGCGCAAAGAGGGCATGACCCGCGAAGACTTGCGGCGCGATAATGCAGAAATTGCCAAACAACTCGGCCTTGATATCAAACAGTATTGTTCCAACTGTAAGTTTGTCATCATTATTTTTAATCCCGCCGATATTACGGGGCTGACGACGCTGGTACATTCGGGACTCGAACCCGGGCGCGTGACGACTCTCGCCGCGCTCGATAGCACGCGCTTGCAAACTCGACTGGCACAACATTTCGACATTTTGCAAAGCAAAGTCACGGGTTGCCGCACGTATGGAGGGCACGGCGAACAGATGGCCGTGTTTATCGGCGGTATCCAGGTTGACGGCACGCCTCTCACCGATATTCTCAATGGAGAGACTGTCAATGGCGTTGGCATGAGTGCCGATGAATGGGGAGGTGTTCAAGATCACGTGCGCGGGGGTGGTGCTCGCATTATTGATTTGCGCGGGCGTTCTTCGTTTCAATCGCCGGCACAACAAAGCGTTTTTATGCTGCGCGGCGTTCTGGTGGGCGAGTCTTATGATTGGCCCTGTGGTGCATATCTCAATGATGGGGAATTTGATCGTATTATGATGGCGATGCCTGTGACTCTGTCTGCGTCGGGTGTGAACTGGTCCATGCCCGATGGCACTCAAGACGATATCAATGCCCTGCGCGAATCCTACGTCCATCTGACTGCGTTGAGAGACCAGACTATTGACGACGGTATCTTGCCTCCGCTCTCTGAGTGGGGCGGTAGCAATATTCATCTCGGGTGA
- a CDS encoding DSD1 family PLP-dependent enzyme, with translation MPYSPIGQSIQALDTPALLIDLDKMENNIQKMAARCRDSGLHWRPHAKGHKTPAIAHEQLRAGAIGITCAKLGEAEVLADAGISDILVANQVVGREKVARLVNLRRRADVMVAVDDPVHIRAISDAATDVGVEVRVLIEVDVGMKRCGVPPGDSTLALAQQAHDAPGVVFAGIMGYEGHAMSLDDAAKEAACRKAVGELSKTRNLIEDAGLRVGIVSAGGTGTLAFTPDFPGITEIQAGGGIFMDTYYRDGLHVRGLEHALSVLTTVISRAAPDRAVADAGRKTTSSHPSLPEVKDRTDVVVTGLAAEHALLSLMNSDLKIGDKIQFISGYSDMTVFLHDQIYGTRNDRVEVVWDILARGKKQ, from the coding sequence ATGCCCTATTCTCCTATTGGTCAATCCATACAGGCGCTCGATACGCCTGCGCTGCTCATTGATCTGGATAAGATGGAAAATAATATCCAGAAGATGGCGGCTCGATGTCGAGATAGCGGGTTGCACTGGCGGCCCCATGCCAAGGGCCACAAAACGCCCGCTATTGCCCACGAACAATTGCGCGCAGGTGCTATTGGCATTACCTGTGCTAAACTCGGTGAAGCCGAGGTACTGGCAGATGCCGGTATTTCGGATATACTTGTCGCCAATCAAGTTGTCGGGCGAGAAAAAGTCGCGCGTCTGGTCAATCTGCGCCGCCGTGCAGATGTTATGGTGGCGGTTGACGATCCCGTTCATATCCGAGCGATCAGTGATGCGGCCACAGATGTTGGGGTTGAGGTGCGCGTGCTTATTGAAGTAGATGTCGGTATGAAGCGCTGTGGCGTGCCACCAGGTGATTCGACCCTCGCGCTGGCACAGCAGGCACACGATGCGCCCGGTGTGGTTTTTGCGGGGATTATGGGTTACGAGGGCCATGCGATGTCTCTGGATGATGCTGCCAAAGAAGCCGCATGCAGGAAGGCTGTGGGAGAGTTGTCAAAGACGCGCAATCTCATCGAGGATGCTGGGTTGCGCGTCGGTATTGTCAGTGCAGGGGGCACGGGTACGCTCGCGTTTACCCCCGATTTTCCCGGTATTACTGAGATACAGGCTGGCGGGGGCATTTTTATGGATACTTATTATCGCGATGGACTCCATGTTCGCGGTTTGGAACACGCGCTTTCCGTGCTGACCACGGTGATTAGTCGCGCGGCTCCCGACCGCGCAGTTGCCGATGCCGGTCGCAAGACGACGAGTAGCCATCCTTCATTGCCCGAGGTCAAAGATCGAACAGATGTCGTTGTAACGGGCCTGGCGGCAGAACACGCCTTACTCAGCCTGATGAATAGCGATCTAAAAATTGGCGATAAAATCCAATTTATTTCCGGGTATTCCGACATGACCGTATTTTTGCACGATCAGATCTACGGCACGCGCAATGACCGCGTCGAAGTCGTGTGGGATATTCTCGCGCGCGGCAAAAAACAATGA